A genomic region of Candidatus Marimicrobium litorale contains the following coding sequences:
- a CDS encoding nuclear transport factor 2 family protein, protein MSSIENELVISAALVDNYNQYAEGLDSKNWPLVRACFSDKVLIDYGDISAATGAPDVARNTDDWMLHLKSVINGFDITRHAITNHRVIISDGEISCRAYLSADHVLFKDAANPVIDDEDIVTVVGEYTNHYRLVDGDWKICQSALRVHWSQGNMGLFATAPERAAKYEG, encoded by the coding sequence ATGTCATCGATAGAGAATGAACTGGTGATCAGTGCTGCATTGGTTGATAACTACAATCAGTATGCCGAAGGTTTGGACAGTAAGAACTGGCCGTTGGTGCGCGCATGCTTCTCGGATAAGGTGCTCATCGACTATGGTGATATCAGTGCGGCAACGGGCGCGCCTGATGTGGCACGTAACACGGATGACTGGATGCTTCATCTAAAAAGCGTTATCAATGGCTTTGATATCACGCGTCACGCGATTACCAATCATCGCGTGATTATCTCCGACGGAGAAATCAGCTGTCGCGCTTACTTAAGCGCTGATCATGTCTTGTTCAAGGATGCCGCCAACCCGGTTATCGACGATGAAGATATTGTGACAGTGGTTGGGGAATACACCAACCACTATCGTTTGGTCGATGGTGACTGGAAAATCTGTCAGTCAGCGCTGCGTGTGCATTGGTCCCAAGGCAATATGGGTCTATTTGCCACAGCACCGGAGCGTGCGGCAAAGTACGAGGGCTAG
- a CDS encoding SDR family oxidoreductase: MGRVAGKVAVVTGAASGLGLASSRLLAQEGATVIMADVNAEQGHALANEIEGAEFHALDVTKEQAWIDLFETVNRSCGRVDILLNCAGIVRLASIEQTTEDDWRAVHAVGTDGTFYGCKHVLPVMKAQGAGSIINMCSTASIQGAPGVFAYAASKAAIRAMTKSIACLSTENGYGLRCNSIHPYNMATPMLEGVQEQVRRGNPEAAAGMDQVWVGEADDVANMVLFLASEESKAVNGAALVIDNTATVTQAAVMKQV; the protein is encoded by the coding sequence ATGGGTCGAGTAGCGGGGAAGGTGGCCGTCGTGACTGGCGCTGCTTCGGGGCTGGGATTGGCATCGTCACGGCTTCTGGCTCAGGAAGGCGCCACAGTGATAATGGCTGATGTGAATGCAGAGCAGGGCCATGCGCTGGCTAACGAAATCGAAGGTGCGGAGTTCCACGCTCTGGATGTTACCAAAGAGCAAGCCTGGATCGATTTATTCGAAACGGTAAACAGATCCTGTGGACGCGTCGACATACTGCTTAACTGTGCGGGCATTGTGCGGCTCGCCAGTATTGAGCAGACCACCGAGGATGATTGGCGAGCTGTGCACGCGGTAGGCACTGATGGTACGTTCTACGGATGTAAGCATGTATTGCCTGTCATGAAAGCTCAGGGAGCGGGCTCTATTATCAATATGTGCTCTACTGCCAGCATACAGGGTGCGCCCGGCGTTTTTGCGTATGCGGCGTCCAAAGCGGCTATCCGCGCCATGACCAAGTCGATAGCATGTCTGAGTACCGAAAACGGCTACGGGTTGCGCTGTAACTCGATTCATCCCTACAACATGGCAACGCCCATGCTCGAAGGTGTGCAGGAGCAAGTCCGGCGCGGCAATCCGGAAGCGGCGGCTGGCATGGATCAGGTCTGGGTGGGAGAAGCGGACGATGTCGCTAACATGGTGTTGTTTTTGGCGTCTGAGGAATCCAAGGCGGTCAATGGTGCCGCGTTAGTGATTGATAACACAGCCACCGTAACCCAGGCCGCTGTGATGAAGCAGGTTTAA
- a CDS encoding acyl-CoA dehydrogenase family protein: MAIDFTFSPEVEQARQSVRDFMTNTVKARFRELRDQEDVSRDDWSALIKSLRVEAKERGLWLPHMPEDAGGMGLGVTALAAVAAESAKVPYGPYILNAHAPDEGNMHTLYHFATEYQREHYLNPLLAGEVRSCFSMTEPEVAGSDPTLIQTSAVEDGDEWVINGHKWFTSGARGAGFAIVIARTDPDAEIPQARNSAFIVDCDSAGFELVRDIETMSGSHNHCEIRYTDVRVPKANLLGERGGGHKLGQVRLGPARLAHCMRWLGEIEMALEMLIDRAQKRFAHGSLLSEKQSIQWMMSDSAMELYASKLMVLHAAYKIEQGMDFKQEVSMAKHHVANTLWRVCDRAMQVHGALGYSTDSPLAGMLQQARWARLADGADEVHQMRIADLLMRAYNENGSVNAAVGGLPL; the protein is encoded by the coding sequence ATGGCAATTGATTTTACTTTTAGCCCCGAGGTGGAGCAGGCCAGACAGTCTGTTCGAGATTTCATGACGAATACCGTCAAGGCCAGGTTCAGGGAGCTACGAGACCAGGAGGATGTCTCGCGGGACGACTGGTCCGCGCTGATTAAGTCACTTCGGGTTGAGGCAAAAGAAAGAGGATTGTGGTTGCCGCATATGCCTGAGGATGCGGGCGGCATGGGTCTGGGAGTCACCGCGCTGGCCGCTGTGGCAGCAGAGTCGGCAAAGGTGCCCTATGGCCCCTATATTCTGAACGCCCATGCGCCTGATGAAGGGAACATGCATACGCTGTATCACTTTGCTACTGAGTACCAGCGAGAGCATTACCTCAACCCGCTGCTGGCGGGTGAAGTAAGGTCCTGCTTTTCTATGACGGAGCCGGAAGTGGCAGGCTCCGATCCCACCCTTATTCAGACGAGTGCTGTGGAGGATGGCGATGAGTGGGTGATTAATGGTCACAAGTGGTTTACGTCTGGCGCGAGGGGAGCTGGCTTCGCTATTGTGATTGCTCGGACTGATCCAGATGCAGAGATCCCGCAGGCTCGCAACTCGGCGTTTATTGTGGACTGCGACTCTGCTGGTTTTGAGCTGGTGCGTGACATCGAGACGATGTCAGGGAGCCATAATCATTGTGAAATTCGCTACACCGATGTACGTGTGCCAAAGGCCAATCTACTCGGTGAACGCGGCGGCGGTCACAAACTTGGACAGGTGCGACTGGGGCCCGCTCGTCTCGCACACTGCATGCGGTGGCTGGGCGAGATCGAGATGGCGTTGGAGATGTTGATAGATCGTGCCCAGAAGCGCTTTGCCCACGGTTCGTTACTGAGCGAAAAGCAAAGCATCCAGTGGATGATGTCAGACAGCGCCATGGAATTGTATGCGTCAAAGCTTATGGTGCTGCACGCTGCCTACAAAATCGAGCAGGGTATGGATTTTAAGCAAGAGGTATCGATGGCCAAGCACCATGTTGCCAATACGCTATGGCGCGTCTGTGACAGAGCCATGCAGGTTCACGGAGCATTGGGTTATTCGACGGACTCCCCTCTGGCGGGTATGCTACAACAAGCTCGCTGGGCACGATTGGCAGACGGGGCCGACGAGGTTCACCAGATGCGTATCGCCGACCTGTTGATGAGAGCGTATAACGAAAATGGCTCTGTTAATGCGGCGGTAGGCGGATTACCGCTCTAG
- a CDS encoding DUF3604 domain-containing protein: protein MKLIRFFLVLFVTASFAAGLWVYLATTGFFGERQSTGTLEERPRGADARNQLVENFSPTGRDKQILFGDLHAHTTYSFDAYNISLPMYRGEGSHPPADACDFARYCAVLDFWSINDHAEGLTAAQWSQTRDMVRQCNAAAGDPSNPDMVTFLGWEWTQIGDTPAEHYGHKNIVLRDTMEGDVPIRPIASREQLFPGGADPYGTIMRLLLIAGANSSEERQRYFDFMRFLQDRDELIPCVTGEPVRDLPFDCQESASTPAELFAKMDDWGFPYLAIPHGNTWGFYTPPGSSWDKQLAAHTRPDQHEPLIEVFSGHGNIEEYRPWRAVVQDNHGDAECPPPTSDYLPECWRAGEIIRDRCLASGEFRPQCDRRAADTRANFILTKDSGHWTIPGGRVEDWLDAGQCRDCYMPAYNHRPMLSVQYGLAIRNFDNPSVTPKRFRWGMIGSSDVHTARPGTGYKEVMRRRMSDAALGLLGPPAFLVEQEPKPDFVTLQETGGLSGPYFERFASFFGTGGLVAVHAAGRDRQAVWSALQRKEVYGTSGDRILLWFDLVGEGGRQPMGTVVTQSTTPEFEVNALGAFEQKDGCPADSHRALSQDRLERLCGAQCYFPGDRRKRIDRIEVVRIQPQVNAFEEVGSLIEDPWRVLPCEDQGNGCTVRFSDPEYRSAGRDALYYVRALQAATPTVNGENLRCEYDEAGQCISVSPCSVNDATAYDDDCLADVEERAWSSPIFVDYEHGRRDISALIDQD, encoded by the coding sequence ATGAAATTAATACGTTTTTTCCTGGTTCTTTTTGTAACCGCGTCGTTCGCGGCAGGCCTTTGGGTTTACCTGGCGACGACGGGTTTTTTTGGTGAGCGGCAGTCTACAGGGACTTTGGAGGAGCGCCCGCGTGGTGCAGATGCTCGAAACCAGCTCGTGGAGAACTTTAGTCCGACCGGGCGCGATAAGCAGATTCTGTTCGGAGACCTGCATGCGCACACTACCTATTCTTTTGACGCGTATAACATTAGCCTGCCGATGTACCGGGGGGAGGGCTCGCACCCGCCTGCAGACGCCTGTGATTTTGCGCGCTACTGTGCCGTGCTGGATTTTTGGTCAATTAACGATCACGCGGAGGGTCTGACCGCTGCGCAGTGGTCTCAAACAAGAGATATGGTGCGGCAATGCAATGCAGCGGCGGGTGATCCAAGTAATCCCGATATGGTGACATTTCTGGGCTGGGAGTGGACCCAGATTGGGGACACACCGGCAGAGCATTACGGCCACAAGAATATTGTTCTTCGCGATACCATGGAAGGAGATGTACCGATACGCCCTATCGCTTCACGGGAACAGTTGTTTCCCGGTGGTGCAGACCCTTACGGCACGATAATGCGTTTGCTTCTGATAGCGGGCGCGAACAGCAGTGAGGAGCGCCAGCGATACTTCGATTTTATGCGTTTCCTGCAGGACCGCGATGAACTGATACCCTGTGTGACGGGTGAGCCTGTTCGTGACCTGCCGTTTGATTGCCAGGAAAGTGCCTCCACACCTGCAGAATTATTTGCCAAGATGGATGACTGGGGTTTCCCTTACCTGGCGATTCCCCATGGCAACACCTGGGGCTTCTATACCCCGCCAGGCAGCAGCTGGGATAAGCAGTTGGCTGCGCACACCCGCCCCGATCAGCACGAGCCGCTGATCGAGGTGTTTTCAGGGCACGGTAACATCGAGGAATACAGGCCCTGGCGCGCGGTGGTGCAGGATAATCACGGTGACGCGGAATGCCCGCCACCGACGAGTGATTATTTGCCAGAGTGTTGGCGCGCCGGTGAGATAATTCGCGATCGTTGTCTGGCGTCGGGTGAGTTCAGGCCGCAGTGTGACCGCAGGGCGGCAGACACCCGTGCGAATTTTATTCTGACCAAGGATTCAGGCCATTGGACGATTCCTGGCGGACGGGTGGAGGACTGGCTGGACGCTGGACAATGTCGCGATTGCTATATGCCGGCCTACAACCATCGGCCGATGTTGTCTGTGCAGTATGGGTTGGCGATTCGCAATTTTGATAACCCGTCCGTCACACCCAAGCGCTTTCGCTGGGGCATGATTGGCTCATCGGATGTTCATACCGCGCGGCCGGGCACCGGTTATAAGGAAGTCATGCGACGCAGGATGTCCGATGCAGCGCTGGGCCTGCTTGGACCGCCTGCGTTCCTGGTCGAGCAGGAGCCCAAACCTGATTTCGTTACTCTGCAGGAGACCGGCGGTCTATCTGGCCCGTATTTTGAACGATTTGCATCTTTTTTCGGTACCGGTGGACTGGTGGCGGTGCATGCCGCAGGACGTGATCGGCAGGCTGTGTGGAGCGCGCTGCAGCGTAAAGAGGTCTACGGCACCAGTGGAGACCGTATCCTGCTGTGGTTCGACCTGGTGGGCGAGGGGGGGAGGCAGCCCATGGGTACCGTTGTCACTCAAAGCACAACACCTGAGTTCGAGGTAAATGCTCTGGGCGCGTTTGAACAGAAGGACGGTTGTCCAGCGGACAGTCATCGAGCGTTGTCTCAGGACCGTTTAGAGCGGTTGTGTGGCGCCCAGTGTTATTTTCCGGGAGACCGCCGTAAACGTATCGATCGTATTGAGGTTGTGAGAATTCAACCGCAGGTCAACGCATTTGAGGAGGTTGGTTCGCTAATCGAAGACCCCTGGCGCGTTTTGCCCTGCGAGGATCAGGGCAACGGCTGTACTGTGCGTTTCAGTGATCCTGAATACCGCAGTGCTGGTCGTGATGCACTGTATTATGTGCGTGCTCTGCAGGCGGCTACTCCGACGGTAAATGGCGAAAATCTGCGCTGCGAATACGATGAGGCCGGACAGTGCATTTCGGTCAGTCCATGCAGTGTGAACGACGCAACGGCTTACGATGATGATTGTCTGGCTGATGTGGAGGAGAGAGCCTGGTCTTCGCCAATATTTGTAGACTACGAGCACGGGCGGCGCGACATAAGTGCTTTAATCGATCAGGATTAG
- a CDS encoding SDR family NAD(P)-dependent oxidoreductase, which produces MSTLAGKTAVILGASGTANFGTAIARRLAEEGANTVVSARRKEPLEKLAAEIKGTAVACDVTRDGDIQNLFKVATETYGSVDVAVFSAGIHSGVVIAEITADDIRPTMEVSVVGALLFFRHAAAAMTEGGSVITISSLTARLPGPGLAAYSAARAGIDYAVRVAAVEYGEQGTNVRFNSIAAGLIQTDMTDGFFDMQPVIDGHIKNTPCQRMGTLEDMAEAALFLSDSQRSGYINGQILDLSGGQQNGRLPRFD; this is translated from the coding sequence ATGTCGACACTCGCAGGGAAAACAGCAGTCATATTGGGTGCTTCCGGCACTGCAAACTTCGGCACAGCTATTGCTCGACGGTTAGCGGAAGAAGGTGCAAATACGGTGGTGTCTGCGCGGCGGAAGGAGCCTCTTGAGAAACTCGCGGCTGAGATAAAAGGCACCGCGGTCGCGTGTGATGTTACCCGTGATGGCGATATTCAAAACCTTTTCAAGGTGGCTACAGAAACTTACGGCAGTGTGGATGTAGCGGTTTTTTCCGCGGGCATACATTCAGGTGTCGTAATTGCGGAAATCACGGCGGATGATATCCGCCCCACAATGGAAGTCAGTGTGGTCGGTGCATTGCTATTTTTCCGACATGCGGCTGCCGCTATGACGGAGGGTGGTTCGGTTATTACAATCTCGTCTTTGACTGCGCGCCTGCCTGGTCCGGGTCTGGCCGCTTATTCAGCGGCTAGAGCAGGTATCGACTACGCGGTCAGAGTTGCGGCAGTTGAGTATGGGGAGCAGGGCACTAACGTCCGTTTCAATTCTATTGCCGCCGGCCTGATCCAGACCGACATGACTGATGGTTTTTTCGACATGCAGCCGGTGATTGATGGCCATATCAAGAATACGCCCTGTCAACGTATGGGTACGCTGGAAGATATGGCCGAAGCAGCGCTATTTCTTTCTGATTCGCAGCGTTCAGGTTATATCAACGGGCAGATACTGGACCTGTCCGGCGGTCAACAAAATGGTAGGCTGCCGCGTTTCGACTAG
- a CDS encoding SDR family oxidoreductase: MTRFSRRSNAEQVSEGVDLSGKNALVTGANTGLGQETARVLALRGAHVTMACRNRAKAMEAKQEIVDSSVGKISEAQLDFLELDLNSLAAVRTSAEVFKEWQRPLHLLINNAGIMIPMERRTEDGFEAHMGINHLGHFLFTNLLLDSLSAAKGARVVMVSSSAMGMATLTPQLQDLNWESRKFSGFRSYGDSKLMNLMFSNEFNRRYAGEGIFANALHPGVIATELARDQSIPFMLLGVFMLPLMKTVPRGAATSLYAATSPDYEQRGGLFFSDCREKKVLHKLAQDEDACAALWQRSCQMTDFADNRS; this comes from the coding sequence ATGACCCGATTCAGTCGGCGTTCTAATGCGGAGCAGGTCAGTGAAGGCGTAGACCTGTCGGGGAAAAATGCGCTCGTTACCGGCGCGAACACCGGACTAGGCCAGGAAACCGCCAGAGTGCTGGCACTGCGCGGAGCGCATGTGACTATGGCCTGCCGAAACCGGGCCAAGGCAATGGAGGCGAAGCAGGAGATAGTCGATTCATCCGTGGGTAAAATCTCAGAAGCGCAGCTTGATTTTCTTGAACTTGATCTGAATTCACTCGCGGCGGTTCGTACCTCGGCCGAGGTATTCAAAGAGTGGCAGCGTCCACTGCATCTGCTAATTAACAACGCCGGCATCATGATACCCATGGAGCGTCGAACAGAGGATGGGTTTGAGGCGCACATGGGTATTAATCATCTGGGCCACTTCCTCTTTACCAACCTGCTTCTCGACTCCTTATCGGCAGCAAAGGGAGCGCGCGTGGTAATGGTTTCCTCTTCAGCTATGGGAATGGCAACGCTTACACCGCAGCTTCAAGATCTTAATTGGGAATCGCGTAAGTTTAGCGGCTTCCGCTCGTATGGTGATTCGAAGTTGATGAACCTGATGTTCTCTAATGAATTTAATCGACGTTATGCCGGGGAAGGTATCTTCGCCAATGCTTTGCATCCGGGAGTTATTGCAACAGAGCTTGCTCGTGACCAATCGATTCCATTTATGCTGCTCGGCGTATTTATGTTGCCGTTAATGAAAACGGTTCCGCGTGGCGCGGCCACCTCGCTGTACGCAGCTACCAGTCCTGACTACGAACAACGCGGCGGGCTCTTTTTTAGCGATTGTCGTGAGAAAAAGGTGTTACACAAGCTTGCTCAAGACGAGGATGCCTGTGCGGCGCTGTGGCAGCGTAGTTGTCAAATGACAGATTTTGCTGATAACAGATCGTAG
- a CDS encoding AMP-binding protein — MINNPLSEARIARDGSQWANRTIASGAWKKAEETPEDVAIYVEGEASITYGSIAAEARRLATGLRKLGLIAGDVISFQLPNWRESVVLDIAASALGLIVNPVIPIYRDRELRFILADCNARLIFIPEQFRSAEFPSMIDALRPALPQLEYVVTVRAVDDHEGTLRYEHLVDNEPIDLAELPEVDPNSIKCILYTSGTTGTPKAVLHSHNTLARVIQNSLDHWEMDHSDIMLMPSPVTHITGYGSGMVLPFVTPVKSALMSRWDADAAVAFIDEIGATASVGATPFLVELVAAAKRNGTKLPSMRLFACGGAAVPHQVINSACDELENCCAFRVYGSTETPVITQGFVDASQRELAATTDGMIYGYDVKILDENGVEVGFEVDGEIAARGAGMMLGYADLAQNRDAHDEQGYFYTGDIGRRTNDNAILITDRKKDIIIRGGENISAKEVEDVLHDHPGIHEAAVVAMPHERLGEGVCAFVVADSDVDVDAVTGFADKAQLAKQKIPQRIEFVRNLPRTASGKVRKDVLRRQIRTILEDTV, encoded by the coding sequence TTGATTAACAATCCACTCAGTGAGGCGCGGATTGCCCGTGACGGCTCGCAATGGGCTAATAGAACGATCGCCAGTGGTGCTTGGAAGAAAGCCGAGGAAACACCGGAAGATGTAGCAATCTATGTTGAAGGCGAAGCATCGATTACCTATGGTTCCATTGCTGCAGAAGCGCGACGACTGGCGACTGGCTTGCGCAAACTGGGATTGATAGCAGGCGATGTGATCAGTTTCCAATTACCCAATTGGCGTGAATCGGTGGTGCTGGACATAGCCGCTTCAGCGCTGGGCTTGATCGTGAATCCGGTTATACCGATCTACAGGGACAGAGAGCTGCGCTTTATTCTGGCTGACTGTAACGCCCGTCTTATTTTTATACCGGAACAGTTTCGCAGTGCTGAATTCCCATCGATGATTGACGCGTTGCGGCCCGCCTTACCGCAGCTCGAATATGTCGTCACGGTGCGAGCCGTAGACGATCATGAGGGGACGCTGCGTTATGAGCACCTCGTGGACAACGAGCCGATTGATTTAGCGGAGCTGCCGGAGGTAGACCCAAATAGCATCAAATGTATCCTTTACACCTCTGGCACTACCGGGACGCCAAAAGCTGTTCTGCACAGTCATAATACTCTGGCACGTGTGATACAGAACTCGCTGGATCATTGGGAAATGGATCACAGCGATATCATGTTGATGCCGTCGCCTGTCACTCATATTACGGGCTACGGTTCCGGTATGGTATTGCCTTTTGTGACGCCGGTGAAGTCAGCCTTGATGTCGCGTTGGGATGCTGATGCAGCAGTTGCTTTTATTGATGAGATTGGAGCCACTGCGAGCGTCGGAGCGACCCCTTTTCTTGTTGAACTGGTTGCGGCAGCGAAAAGGAATGGCACCAAGCTGCCGAGCATGCGTCTATTTGCCTGTGGTGGGGCGGCGGTCCCGCATCAGGTGATCAACAGCGCTTGCGATGAACTGGAGAATTGTTGTGCATTTCGCGTCTACGGAAGTACCGAAACACCGGTTATCACTCAGGGGTTTGTTGACGCGAGTCAGCGAGAACTGGCTGCCACTACCGATGGCATGATCTATGGCTACGATGTCAAGATTCTCGATGAGAACGGTGTCGAAGTCGGATTCGAGGTCGATGGCGAGATTGCTGCTCGCGGCGCAGGGATGATGCTGGGTTATGCGGATCTGGCGCAAAATCGTGATGCGCATGACGAACAGGGTTATTTCTATACAGGTGATATCGGCCGGCGCACTAATGACAACGCAATTCTGATCACAGACCGAAAAAAAGACATCATCATACGCGGTGGTGAGAACATCAGTGCCAAGGAAGTGGAGGATGTACTCCATGATCACCCTGGCATTCATGAGGCGGCCGTTGTTGCTATGCCGCACGAGCGGCTGGGGGAGGGCGTTTGTGCTTTTGTAGTGGCCGATAGTGATGTAGATGTCGACGCGGTGACAGGGTTTGCCGACAAAGCTCAGCTGGCTAAGCAGAAGATCCCGCAACGTATCGAATTTGTGCGTAATTTGCCCCGCACTGCGAGCGGGAAAGTGCGGAAAGACGTACTTCGGCGACAGATCAGGACAATACTGGAGGATACCGTCTAA
- a CDS encoding SDR family NAD(P)-dependent oxidoreductase, protein MNQLSELLKSFSLQGKVALVTGASSGFGCHFAPLLAKAGARVVLAARRTDLIQQEADKIVAAGGEAIAVTMDVTDSASVASAFEQAQRHFGVVTVLINNAGITIPKLLLDQDDDDWNSVIATNLTGVAYCTRESAKRMIAAASGGSIVNIASITADRVQKALTNYCASKAGVVQFTKAAAVEFAQHNIRVNALCPGYFQTPLNREWFKTEDGQALIRRIPQRRTGELPELDGPLLLLASDAGSLMTGAAITVDGGHVLSEL, encoded by the coding sequence ATGAATCAACTATCTGAGTTGTTAAAAAGTTTCTCTCTGCAGGGAAAGGTCGCCCTTGTTACTGGCGCTTCCAGTGGGTTTGGCTGTCATTTTGCGCCCTTACTGGCGAAGGCTGGTGCTCGGGTGGTACTCGCGGCGCGGCGCACCGACCTGATACAACAGGAGGCTGATAAAATTGTAGCGGCCGGCGGCGAAGCTATAGCGGTGACCATGGATGTCACGGACAGTGCGAGCGTGGCTTCGGCTTTTGAGCAGGCGCAGAGGCATTTTGGCGTTGTCACAGTACTGATAAATAATGCCGGGATTACCATACCCAAGTTATTGTTGGATCAGGATGATGATGACTGGAATAGCGTCATTGCTACCAACCTTACGGGAGTCGCATACTGCACACGCGAGAGCGCGAAGCGTATGATTGCAGCGGCATCCGGCGGAAGCATTGTGAACATCGCTTCGATAACGGCCGACCGTGTGCAAAAAGCCCTGACGAATTATTGCGCTTCAAAAGCCGGTGTCGTGCAGTTTACAAAGGCGGCGGCGGTAGAATTCGCTCAGCACAATATACGAGTAAATGCGCTGTGCCCCGGCTATTTTCAGACCCCGCTAAATCGGGAATGGTTTAAGACGGAAGATGGCCAGGCCTTGATTAGGCGAATCCCACAGCGTCGCACAGGGGAATTGCCCGAACTGGACGGCCCACTCTTGTTGCTGGCATCTGATGCAGGCTCGCTGATGACTGGCGCAGCAATCACTGTAGATGGCGGACACGTTCTCTCTGAACTTTAG
- a CDS encoding aromatic ring-hydroxylating oxygenase subunit alpha, with translation MNKKVNLTPEQIAARDPAETFQDLLDKERVDVPAALRESTDTYLGSEDLSVDRYISQDFFDREVETVWRKTWQVACRENRVRNPGDYFVYDIVNDSILLARTEKGELKGYYNSCLHRGRALKRGSGHGADNIRCPYHGWTWQLDGSFDHAPCQWDFPHMEPDENKLLEVKVSVWGGWVFINMDENAPSLEEYLEVLPEHMNQWKHEHRFVALHVEKVIAANWKVALEAFIESYHAIATHPQLMPFQAIDNSQYDVWGDHVSRTITAYGVPNPSHADQFTEQDSMDAMMKLAGSDERPDLAKNQTAREKLAEITLPSVNEASGEDFSDRSTMSELMDSTLYLLFPNFAPWAGHGNVISYRHRPNGDDVDSSIMDIFILARYPEGTEPPPDTPTHRLAIDEPFSDAAEVMGEGLSNVFNQDGANLPQVQRGLKASKKGAVTLGNYQEVRIRHFNQTLEKYLNA, from the coding sequence ATGAACAAGAAAGTAAACCTGACGCCGGAACAAATTGCGGCGCGTGATCCGGCAGAGACCTTTCAGGATCTGCTAGATAAAGAGCGGGTAGATGTGCCGGCGGCTCTTAGAGAAAGTACTGACACCTATTTGGGATCTGAAGACCTGTCAGTCGATCGTTATATTTCACAGGATTTTTTCGATCGTGAAGTGGAGACAGTGTGGCGGAAGACTTGGCAGGTGGCCTGTCGGGAAAATAGGGTACGGAATCCTGGGGATTATTTTGTTTACGATATTGTTAACGACTCAATCCTTCTTGCCCGCACTGAAAAGGGCGAACTAAAAGGCTACTACAACTCCTGTCTGCACCGTGGCCGGGCGTTGAAGCGTGGCTCGGGGCACGGTGCGGATAACATTCGCTGTCCCTATCATGGTTGGACCTGGCAGCTTGATGGCAGTTTTGACCACGCTCCCTGTCAGTGGGATTTTCCTCATATGGAGCCCGATGAAAACAAACTGCTTGAAGTCAAGGTGTCCGTATGGGGTGGCTGGGTATTTATCAACATGGACGAGAACGCTCCTTCACTGGAGGAGTATCTTGAAGTGTTGCCTGAGCACATGAATCAGTGGAAACATGAGCACAGATTCGTTGCTCTGCACGTCGAGAAAGTGATTGCAGCAAACTGGAAAGTAGCGCTCGAAGCCTTTATCGAGTCCTATCACGCTATTGCTACTCACCCTCAGTTAATGCCATTTCAGGCGATTGACAATTCCCAATACGACGTATGGGGCGATCACGTCAGTCGCACTATTACCGCTTATGGGGTGCCCAACCCCAGTCATGCTGATCAGTTCACTGAGCAGGATTCTATGGACGCGATGATGAAGCTGGCGGGCAGCGATGAGCGGCCCGACTTGGCGAAAAACCAGACGGCCCGCGAGAAACTCGCAGAAATTACACTGCCTTCCGTAAACGAGGCATCCGGAGAGGATTTTTCTGACCGGTCGACTATGTCTGAGCTGATGGATTCCACCCTTTACCTCCTATTCCCCAACTTTGCGCCGTGGGCAGGACACGGGAATGTGATCAGTTATCGACACCGTCCCAATGGCGACGATGTTGATAGTTCTATCATGGATATTTTCATTCTAGCTCGATACCCCGAGGGGACTGAGCCTCCACCAGATACGCCAACGCACCGCCTCGCTATCGACGAGCCGTTTAGTGACGCTGCGGAGGTGATGGGAGAGGGCCTGTCAAATGTCTTCAATCAGGATGGGGCTAACTTGCCACAAGTGCAGAGGGGCCTGAAGGCATCAAAGAAAGGGGCGGTTACTCTTGGTAACTATCAGGAAGTGCGTATTCGCCATTTTAATCAGACCTTGGAAAAGTATCTCAACGCTTGA